In one window of Acanthochromis polyacanthus isolate Apoly-LR-REF ecotype Palm Island chromosome 8, KAUST_Apoly_ChrSc, whole genome shotgun sequence DNA:
- the tcp11l1 gene encoding T-complex protein 11-like protein 1 translates to MPKDSDQCEGGDKEAKDERRQEASEETVRKRVRTNTPSPHRGNTPQASPPRFVSVEELMETAKGVTNMALAHEIMVNQAFQVKPTELPEGSLERRVKEIMHKAFWDCLEAQLKEEPPSYGHAIKLLAEIKEALLSFLLPGHGRLRSRIDEVLDLPLIQQQAENGALDIGRLSQFIVGMMGSLCAPCRDEDINKLKEITDIVPLLKAIFSVLDLMKVDMANFALSSIRPHLMQQSVEYERNKFQEFLEKQPNALDYTEKWLEETVKCLKESEAAGCSAASPDSHLPLNVHNHAYLRLLRWDHASDPFPETVLMDQVRFQEMQQEADQLVLLSSVLLIVYTTAGEAISGLPGLMDTLKHTVSVMLADMHSPSFSLQEALATVGEKLCVELSQCLSQHGFSPFSADRSSTLKGQISATVQPDNKVRKLMESRVQSYLLASLESSQHQTPPPLPGGLVPVSRELKELAVRFSRLVNFNKLVFSPFYQKILQEILTSGEVPSKET, encoded by the exons ATGCCGAAGGATTCAGATCAGTGTGAGGGAGGAGACAAGGAGGCGAAAGATGAGAGGAGGCAGGAAGCTTCTGAGGAGACAGTGAGGAAGAGGGTTCGAACGAACACTCCGAGTCCTCACAGAGGAAACACTCCACAAg CCAGCCCACCGAGGTTTGTGTCCGTGGAGGAGCTGATGGAAACGGCTAAAGGAGTCACCAACATGGCTCTGGCTCATGAAATCATGGTCAACCAGGCGTTTCAAGTCAAACCCACAGAGCTCCCAGAGGGAAG TTTGGAGCGCAGGGTGAAGGAGATCATGCATAAAGCATTCTGGGATTGTCTGGAAGCTCAGCTGAAGGAGGAACCACCATCCTACGGACACGCCATCAAACTTCTGGCTGAGATCAAAGAG GCTCTGCTCTCCTTCCTGCTGCCGGGCCACGGGCGTCTTCGCTCTCGTATCGACGAGGTTCTGGATCTTCCTCTGATCCAGCAGCAGGCTGAGAACGGAGCTCTGGACATCGGCCGGCTGTCCCAGTTCATCGTGGGGATGATGGGGTCGCTGTGCGCCCCCTGCAGGGACGAGGACATCAACAAGCTGAAGGAGATCACCGACATTGTGCCTCTGCTCAA GGCCATATTCTCAGTGCTGGACCTGATGAAGGTCGACATGGCCAACTTCGCTCTGAGCAGCATCAGGCCTCATCTGATGCAGCAGTCAGTCGAGTACGAGAGGAACAAGTTCCAGGAGTTTCTGGAGAAGCAACCCA ATGCCTTAGACTACACTGAGAAGTGGCTGGAGGAAACAGTGAAATGCTTGAAAGAATCAGAGGCAGCTGGTTGTAGCGCTGCTTCACCCGACTCACACCTTCCTCTTAATGTCCATAATCACGCTTATCTTCGTCTGCTGAGGTGGGACCACGCCTCAGACCCCTTCCCAGAG ACGGTGTTGATGGATCAGGTCCGGTTCCAGGAGATGCAGCAGGAGGCCGATCAGCTGGTTCTTCTGTCCTCGGTGCTGCTCATCGTTTACACCACAGCAGGAGAAGCCATCTCAGGCCTGCCGGGTCTGATGGACACCCTGAAGCACACCGTCAGCGTCATGCTGGCAGACATGCACTCACC GTCTTTTAGTTTACAGGAAGCTTTAGCGACCGTCGGGGAGAAACTGTGTGTTGAACTGAGTCAGTGTCTTAGCCAGCATGGATTCTCTCCGTTCTCCGCTGACAGAAGCAGCACTTTGAAGGGACAAATCTCAGCCACCGTCCAGCCAGACAACAAAGTCCGCAAGCTGATGG AGTCTCGGGTTCAGAGCTACCTTTTAGCATCTCTGGAGTCGAGTCAACACcagactcctcctcctcttcctggaGGTTTGGTTCCGGTCAGCCGGGAGTTGAAGGAACTCGCCGTTCGCTTCAGTCGCCTCGTCAACTTCAACAAGCTGGTGTTCTCTCCGTTCTACCAGAAGATCTTGCAGGAGATCCTGACGTCTGGGGAGGTTCCCAGCAAAGAGACTTAA